Proteins encoded within one genomic window of Eurosta solidaginis isolate ZX-2024a chromosome 1, ASM4086904v1, whole genome shotgun sequence:
- the LOC137237482 gene encoding uncharacterized protein: MFKTSVAFLLVFLMEIILAKVITSETKVKDVDLQLLHLKRFRRQIDINLSAEHDDKYDETEIALEAIANLWRSPDSKTQIEGTAKVVHSSSAQKVGNTRFSGRLHVHHDYKRK, from the coding sequence ATGTTTAAAACCTCTGTTgcgtttttattagtttttttaatGGAAATAATACTAGCAAAAGTTATAACTTCAGAAACCAAAGTAAAAGACGTGGATCTGCAGTTGTTACATTTGAAACGATTTCGACGTCAAATAGATATAAATTTGTCCGCTGAGCATGATGATAAATACGATGAAACAGAAATCGCGTTAGAAGCTATAGCAAATCTATGGCGCAGCCCCGATAGTAAGACACAAATTGAGGGAACGGCCAAAGTGGTGCATAGTAGTAGCGCTCAAAAAGTTGGAAATACACGATTTTCAGGACGTTTACATGTACATCATGATTATAAGAGAAAATAA
- the Cog4 gene encoding conserved oligomeric Golgi complex subunit 4 — translation MFPINSDISGATDDIQTTLRKIAEEEDEINTNLDNLLGKQSLIDSKMNAFGYFLTALNTVTTDAKKLSLQISHTADLAGSVSYKVRSVDLARSRASECQQRVHDLIDLQLCSQGVLKAIDDEDYEKGSALIGRFLSIDQQVLQRTAGDVSSTSGAVTSVSDAVRTLENATEKMRKLVVTRFDEAINKDDLASVERFLKLFPLLGKHYDGIEKFGKYICMKLAKKSEKELRTTLDIAKSENRLPVAFADTMTTLLENFARVIEVNKPIIETHYGSGYLIALAILLQNECDAEVKNVILEFNKYRRIKDLIQQINDYNRSTGTGSGMSSTLSQYQKQSLTMDKPQPKEIDPLIIELTIIHSRVELYFRFLKRKVKSDIDASSLEENEKERQIQRLQSLLNNSDLSRQMQELLSTYILFERHFIEESIHKAIALDTFEGGQQCSSMVDDVFYILRKCIRRSLTTQSVNGSCAVINNASSCLYTYINALKIPLKTGYPSGYTDLAYSAIQSAVQHGKLQSSDSDKARSNFINRLNNADMSTEFLETLWETIEQDIKNTFPSLSDTERRIVDSCIAELRTVRDTLKACVNIGMTQLRSSAIKPRLNPWVDQFLSYSHILSEEELANYEAGETFIQTLIVQLDSFLSQFKNVLTPRNFDAFVSILASDTTARLERAIMKTSFNRLGGLVLDQEIRALSSYLTGVTSWSVRDKMTRLTQIATILNLEKLDELADYWSPDNENDSPTWRLTPQEVRTLLALRTDFRMDDIKRVKL, via the coding sequence ATGTTTCCCATAAACAGTGACATCAGTGGTGCAACTGATGATATTCAAACTACTTTGCGTAAAATAGCCGAAGAAGAAGATGAGATCAATACCAATTTGGATAATCTGCTGGGCAAACAGTCGCTTATAGATTCAAAAATGAATGCATTCGGCTACTTCCTCACTGCTTTGAATACAGTCACGACAGATGCAAAAAAGTTGAGTTTACAAATTTCGCATACTGCTGATTTAGCCGGATCGGTAAGTTACAAAGTGCGGAGTGTCGATTTGGCGAGGAGTCGAGCATCTGAATGTCAGCAACGCGTACACGATTTAATTGATCTGCAACTATGTAGTCAAGGTGTACTGAAAGCGATTGATGACGAAGATTATGAAAAAGGCTCAGCACTCATTGGACGTTTTCTATCGATCGACCAACAAGTTTTGCAGCGCACTGCCGGCGATGTAAGCAGCACGTCTGGCGCTGTAACGTCTGTAAGTGATGCGGTACGCACATTGGAAAATGCCACCGAAAAAATGCGTAAACTTGTTGTGACACGATTTGACGAAGCAATTAATAAAGATGACCTAGCATCTGTAGAACGGTTTTTGAAATTGTTTCCACTATTGGGTAAGCATTAtgatggaattgaaaaatttggcaAATATATTTGTATGAAATTAGCAAAAAAATCAGAAAAAGAACTACGTACTACTTTAGATATAGCTAAATCTGAAAATCGCCTGCCAGTAGCATTTGCAGATACAATGACAACTTTGCTCGAGAATTTTGCACGCGTTATTGAAGTAAATAAGCCAATTATCGAAACTCATTACGGTTCGGGTTATCTTATTGCGCTAGctattttattacaaaatgaaTGTGATGCTGAGGTAAAGAATGTTATACTAGAATTTAATAAATATAGACGTATAAAAGATTTAATACAACAAATCAACGACTACAATCGCAGCACAGGTACCGGGTCTGGTATGTCATCCACCCTTAGTCAATATCAAAAGCAATCCTTGACCATGGATAAGCCTCAGCCTAAAGAAATTGATCCACTTATTATAGAACTAACAATAATACATTCGCGTGTGGAGTTATATTTTCGATTTTTAAAACGTAAAGTAAAATCAGACATTGACGCAAGTAGCTTGGAGGAAAATGAAAAGGAAAGGCAAATACAACGTTTGCAATCGCTTCTGAATAATTCTGATCTTAGTCGGCAAATGCAAGAGCTACTCAGCACTTATATACTATTCGAGCGTCATTTTATCGAGGAGAGCATACATAAAGCAATAGCTTTAGATACATTTGAAGGTGGTCAACAATGCTCCTCGATGGTAGATGATGTTTTCTATATACTACGTAAATGTATACGTCGATCACTGACCACACAGTCAGTCAACGGTTCTTGCGCAGTAATAAATAACGCTTCATCTTGCCTGTATACCTACATAAATGCATTGAAAATTCCACTCAAAACTGGTTATCCTTCAGGTTATACAGATTTAGCTTATAGTGCCATACAAAGTGCAGTACAACATGGAAAATTGCAATCCAGCGATAGCGATAAAGCGCGAAGTAACTTCATTAATCGTCTAAACAATGCTGATATGTCAACAGAATTCCTAGAAACCTTATGGGAGACAATTGAACAGGATATTAAAAATACCTTTCCGTCGTTATCAGATACAGAACGTCGTATAGTAGATAGTTGCATTGCAGAATTGCGCACTGTAAGAGATACGTTAAAGGCATGTGTAAATATCGGTATGACACAATTGAGGTCAAGTGCAATTAAACCACGCCTTAATCCATGGGTTGATCAATTCCTTAGCTACAGTCATATTTTATCTGAAGAAGAACTTGCCAATTACGAAGCTGGCGAAACATTCATTCAAACGCTTATTGTACAACTGGACAGTTTCTTGAGTCAATTCAAAAATGTATTAACACCACGGAATTTTGATGCTTTTGTTAGCATTTTGGCATCAGACACTACCGCGCGATTGGAACGCGCCATTATGAAAACCTCCTTCAACCGTTTGGGTGGTCTCGTATTGGATCAGGAAATTCGTGCCTTAAGTTCGTATTTAACAGGGGTTACATCATGGTCGGTACGTGATAAAATGACACGTCTAACGCAGATTGCAACaatattaaatttagaaaaattagatGAGCTTGCTGACTACTGGAGTCCAGATAATGAGAATGATTCACCTACATGGCGTTTAACGCCACAAGAAGTGAGGACATTATTGGCTTTACGGACAGATTTTCGCATGGATGACATCAAAAGGGTTAAATTGTAA